A genomic window from Diorhabda sublineata isolate icDioSubl1.1 chromosome 8, icDioSubl1.1, whole genome shotgun sequence includes:
- the LOC130447960 gene encoding uncharacterized protein LOC130447960 isoform X2, translated as MTLIGVTGTLVILSRFCAGGENLISPSVEFYNTLCDTDWIHWNRSNKRTLLIMLQITSTPLAISFFGIISLDFNLLKQFYKWSYQAISLIVQFQHK; from the exons ATGACTTTGATCGGTGTTACTGGTACTTTAGTTATTTTGAGTCGATTTTGTGCTGGAggagaaaatttaatttctccC TCAGTGGAATTTTATAATACATTATGTGACACGGACTGGATTCACTGGAATAGATCCAATAAAAGAACGCTTTTAATAATGCTTCAAATTACATCGACTCCTTTAGCAATATCGTTCTTTGGGATAATCAGTTTGGATTTCAACTTATTAAAACAA TTTTACAAATGGAGCTACCAAGCCATTTCACTGATCGTACAATTTCAACATAAATAA
- the LOC130447960 gene encoding uncharacterized protein LOC130447960 isoform X1, translating to MWLHAIILSSWTYLVTQFKIQFLLLIEQIEYLKKFKNKDININNEFYQECVRIALKNSIIHHLQIKRLYSECSGKVTIMMIFLTFQGFFILISFIWIIIVSVEFYNTLCDTDWIHWNRSNKRTLLIMLQITSTPLAISFFGIISLDFNLLKQFYKWSYQAISLIVQFQHK from the exons ATGTGGCTACATGCGATCATACTAAGCAGTTGGACATATTTAGTAACAcagtttaaaatacaatttttactGTTAATCGAACAAATAGAATATCtgaagaaattcaaaaataaggatattaatataaataacgaattttatCAAGAATGTGTACGAATTGCTTTAAAAAACAGTATCATTCATCATTTACAAATCAAAAG ACTTTACAGCGAGTGTTCTGGCAAAGTGACgataatgatgatttttttaacttttcaagGCTTTTTCATTCTGATTTCGTTTATATGGATCATAATCGTA TCAGTGGAATTTTATAATACATTATGTGACACGGACTGGATTCACTGGAATAGATCCAATAAAAGAACGCTTTTAATAATGCTTCAAATTACATCGACTCCTTTAGCAATATCGTTCTTTGGGATAATCAGTTTGGATTTCAACTTATTAAAACAA TTTTACAAATGGAGCTACCAAGCCATTTCACTGATCGTACAATTTCAACATAAATAA